From the Desulfovibrio sp. JY genome, one window contains:
- the fliQ gene encoding flagellar biosynthesis protein FliQ, with translation MTTDMVVALSRQAIETALFLALPMLGVSLVVGVVISVLQAATQIQEMTLTFVPKILSMFIALLVAFPWMMDKMINFTKELFMNIPNYLR, from the coding sequence ATGACGACGGATATGGTTGTGGCCCTGTCGCGACAGGCCATCGAAACGGCGCTTTTTCTGGCCCTGCCCATGCTCGGGGTGTCGCTGGTCGTGGGTGTGGTGATCTCGGTGCTCCAGGCCGCCACCCAGATTCAGGAAATGACGCTCACCTTCGTGCCGAAGATCCTCTCCATGTTCATCGCCCTGCTCGTCGCCTTCCCCTGGATGATGGACAAGATGATCAACTTCACGAAGGAGCTTTTCATGAATATTCCGAACTACCTGCGCTGA
- the era gene encoding GTPase Era has product MEQAQRFGHVVMLGPTNAGKSTLLNRLIGQKVSIVSPKPQTTRNSISGILTEGGAQAVLLDTPGLHRQKRGIAPLLLRSAYAALGQADVVLVLLDGARYARDLEAMRDDLRSIVKAVESINIPVVVALNKSDAVKDKARMLPVLQALGEALPAAELFPVSALKGQGVDTLLAALFARLPEGPHQYDPDEISTAPVRFLAGEIVREKLFLALGEELPYSTAVTVDNWDEKSKPGLTKIQATILVGRESHKPMVIGKGGERIKDIGSKARTEIEEMLGAKVFLELWVKVRPNWDLDPALLRELGLGE; this is encoded by the coding sequence TTGGAGCAAGCCCAACGTTTCGGCCATGTGGTCATGCTTGGACCGACCAACGCCGGCAAGTCCACCCTGCTCAACCGCCTGATCGGGCAGAAGGTGTCCATTGTTTCGCCCAAGCCCCAGACCACCCGCAACAGCATAAGCGGCATCCTGACCGAAGGCGGCGCCCAGGCCGTGCTTCTGGACACGCCGGGGCTGCACCGTCAGAAACGCGGCATCGCCCCGCTTTTGCTGCGCAGCGCCTACGCGGCCCTTGGCCAGGCCGACGTGGTGCTGGTGCTGCTCGACGGCGCCCGCTACGCCCGGGACCTCGAGGCCATGCGCGACGACCTGCGCTCCATCGTCAAGGCGGTGGAAAGCATCAACATACCGGTCGTCGTGGCGCTCAACAAATCCGATGCCGTGAAAGATAAGGCCCGCATGCTGCCGGTGCTGCAGGCCCTTGGCGAAGCGCTGCCCGCGGCCGAGCTTTTTCCGGTCAGCGCCTTGAAGGGACAGGGCGTGGACACGCTCCTGGCCGCCCTTTTCGCCCGCCTGCCCGAGGGGCCGCACCAATACGACCCGGACGAGATTTCCACGGCCCCGGTGCGCTTTCTGGCCGGGGAGATCGTGCGCGAGAAGCTCTTTTTGGCTCTTGGCGAGGAACTCCCCTACTCCACGGCCGTGACCGTGGACAACTGGGACGAAAAGAGCAAACCCGGACTGACCAAGATCCAGGCCACCATCCTGGTCGGCCGGGAGAGCCACAAGCCCATGGTCATCGGCAAGGGCGGCGAGCGCATCAAGGATATCGGGTCCAAGGCCCGGACCGAGATCGAGGAAATGCTCGGGGCCAAGGTGTTTTTGGAGTTGTGGGTCAAGGTGCGGCCGAACTGGGACCTGGACCCGGCTTTGCTGCGCGAACTGGGCCTTGGGGAATAG
- a CDS encoding flagellar basal body-associated FliL family protein — protein sequence MADAPEEPEGKKKSSFLKYIILVLLLLVLAGGGYFAYLKFFAAKPPTTAEQTKEQATAEEKKAEEQHAPADEKKAEGGHGEAKKGGHGGKEAPSNLVPLPAFVVNLADPNARRYLKIVLSVEMTGNPELLEANQAKIRDALLMLLSTKTSQDLSTLEGKILLRKEIVDRLNQAIGQAKVARVYFTDFVIQ from the coding sequence ATGGCAGACGCGCCCGAAGAGCCTGAAGGCAAGAAGAAATCCAGTTTTCTCAAATACATCATTCTGGTGCTGCTGCTGCTTGTGCTCGCCGGCGGCGGCTACTTCGCCTATCTCAAATTTTTCGCGGCCAAGCCGCCGACAACGGCGGAACAGACCAAGGAGCAGGCCACGGCCGAGGAAAAGAAGGCCGAGGAACAACACGCCCCGGCCGATGAGAAAAAAGCCGAGGGCGGCCATGGCGAAGCGAAAAAAGGCGGCCATGGGGGCAAAGAAGCCCCGTCCAACCTCGTGCCCCTGCCGGCGTTCGTGGTCAACCTGGCCGACCCCAATGCCCGGCGGTACCTCAAGATCGTGCTCAGCGTGGAGATGACCGGCAACCCGGAACTGCTGGAAGCCAACCAGGCCAAGATCCGCGACGCGCTGCTGATGCTTTTGTCCACCAAGACCTCCCAGGATTTGAGTACGCTCGAGGGCAAGATCCTGCTGCGCAAGGAGATCGTGGACCGCCTCAACCAGGCGATCGGCCAGGCCAAGGTGGCCCGGGTCTATTTCACGGACTTCGTCATTCAATAG
- a CDS encoding sugar phosphate isomerase/epimerase, whose product MTRYYVNLNLRVADRDPALVLRHLEGGVPPELGLDPVLMDAKTPAWHRELAKRLADAGLPCTLHLPFFDLQPGSADARIRTATRDRLLAALETAAIYAPRRMVGHSAYNRFLYIRSFSDWAARAADTWAAVLAAWPDHPPLCLENTHEADPATVTGAVEALRERLDEGQRERVGICFDIGHWHSFAGGSVRGDLADWVAAFAPYLLHMHLHDNDGAFDEHLGPGQGSIPFDALFELLARRGLRPTVTFEPHSSAAYAQALAFARSRPDFFAS is encoded by the coding sequence ATGACCCGGTACTACGTCAATTTGAACCTGCGCGTGGCGGATCGCGATCCGGCCCTGGTGCTGCGTCACCTTGAGGGTGGGGTGCCGCCGGAATTGGGCCTCGATCCGGTGCTCATGGATGCCAAGACGCCGGCCTGGCACAGGGAATTGGCCAAGCGGCTGGCGGACGCCGGCCTGCCGTGCACCCTGCATCTGCCGTTTTTCGATCTCCAGCCCGGCAGCGCCGACGCCCGCATCCGGACGGCCACCCGGGACAGGCTGCTGGCGGCCCTGGAAACGGCGGCCATCTACGCCCCCCGTCGCATGGTCGGGCACAGCGCCTACAACCGGTTTCTCTACATCCGTTCGTTTAGCGACTGGGCGGCCCGGGCCGCCGACACCTGGGCCGCTGTCCTGGCCGCCTGGCCCGACCATCCGCCGTTGTGCCTGGAAAACACCCACGAGGCCGACCCGGCCACGGTGACCGGCGCGGTCGAGGCGCTGCGCGAACGGCTTGACGAGGGGCAACGGGAGCGCGTCGGCATCTGCTTCGACATCGGCCACTGGCACAGTTTCGCCGGGGGCAGCGTCCGGGGCGATCTGGCCGACTGGGTCGCGGCCTTTGCCCCGTATCTGCTCCACATGCACCTGCACGACAACGACGGCGCTTTCGACGAGCATCTGGGACCGGGGCAGGGGAGCATTCCCTTTGACGCCCTGTTCGAGCTGCTGGCCAGGCGCGGCCTGCGTCCCACCGTGACCTTCGAGCCCCACTCTTCCGCCGCCTACGCCCAGGCCCTGGCCTTCGCCCGGTCCCGGCCGGACTTCTTCGCCAGCTGA
- the fliO gene encoding flagellar biosynthetic protein FliO, with the protein MPPASDYGLAGAAIHMGLALLLILAIIFAAYWVLRRFGPKFGLGPAGRGGMLRLMAHLSLGPRKSIIVVRFLNADNVAKDMVLGVTDHSITLLTEDHAPHDTAAATEFAAALAEKTRRQGDDSPS; encoded by the coding sequence ATGCCCCCGGCCTCGGACTACGGGCTGGCCGGAGCGGCCATCCACATGGGCCTGGCCCTGCTCCTCATTCTGGCGATCATTTTCGCCGCCTACTGGGTGTTGCGCCGCTTCGGGCCCAAGTTCGGCCTGGGACCGGCCGGCCGGGGCGGCATGCTGCGGCTCATGGCCCACCTGAGTCTTGGTCCCCGCAAAAGCATCATCGTGGTCCGATTCTTGAATGCCGATAATGTGGCCAAGGATATGGTCCTTGGCGTCACGGACCACTCCATCACGCTTTTGACCGAGGACCATGCGCCCCATGACACCGCTGCCGCCACCGAATTCGCCGCTGCCCTGGCCGAAAAAACCCGCCGCCAGGGCGACGATTCTCCGTCCTAG
- the fliP gene encoding flagellar type III secretion system pore protein FliP (The bacterial flagellar biogenesis protein FliP forms a type III secretion system (T3SS)-type pore required for flagellar assembly.): MLRPSLLVLAAAVGIVLVAAASALAQDTPSLTLSLAAGQTQPERVSTLLEILFALTVLSLAPAFVLTVTSFTRIIIVFSFLRQAMGVPQVPPSQILASLAIFLTCVIMYPTGKAINDNALQPYLNEQIGFTEALKKAEAPLREFLFKHTREKDLSVFYTVTKMERPKDKAEVPTTMLAAGFIISELKTAFTIGFLIYIPFLILDMVISSILLAMGMMMLPPATIAMPFKLLLFVLVDGWGLMVASLVNSFNT; encoded by the coding sequence ATTCTCCGTCCTAGCCTGCTCGTTCTCGCGGCCGCTGTCGGCATCGTGCTCGTGGCCGCCGCTTCGGCCCTGGCCCAGGACACCCCGAGCCTGACCCTGTCCCTGGCCGCCGGGCAGACCCAGCCGGAACGCGTCTCCACCCTGCTCGAAATCCTTTTCGCCCTGACCGTGCTGTCCCTGGCGCCGGCCTTCGTGCTGACGGTGACGTCGTTTACCCGCATCATCATCGTCTTCTCGTTTCTGCGCCAGGCCATGGGCGTGCCGCAGGTGCCGCCGTCCCAGATCCTGGCCAGCCTTGCCATCTTTTTGACCTGCGTCATCATGTACCCCACGGGCAAGGCCATAAACGACAATGCGCTCCAGCCCTACCTGAACGAACAGATCGGCTTCACCGAGGCGCTCAAAAAGGCCGAGGCGCCGCTGCGGGAATTTCTCTTCAAGCACACTCGGGAAAAGGACCTGTCGGTTTTTTACACCGTGACCAAGATGGAGCGGCCCAAGGACAAGGCCGAGGTGCCGACGACCATGCTCGCGGCCGGATTCATCATCAGCGAACTCAAGACCGCCTTTACCATCGGCTTTCTCATCTACATCCCCTTTCTCATCCTCGACATGGTCATTTCGAGCATTCTTTTGGCCATGGGCATGATGATGCTGCCGCCGGCCACCATCGCCATGCCGTTCAAGCTGCTGCTCTTCGTGCTGGTCGACGGCTGGGGGCTCATGGTAGCCTCCCTCGTCAACTCGTTTAATACGTAA
- the topA gene encoding type I DNA topoisomerase, producing the protein MGKDLIIVESPAKVKTIKKFLGNAYAVEASVGHVRDLPSKKLGVDETEDFAPQYQIIPGKQKVVSRLKEAAASAKTIYLAPDPDREGEAIAWHVAEILKDAGAPIHRIQFNEITARAVREALAHPRDINEKLFLSQQARRILDRLVGYKVSPILWQKVKSGISAGRVQSVALRLVVDREKERRAFDPVEYWVFKARLAGDTPPEFEAELAKYKGKKVEIGSREAAEEAEAAITGNPFVVAAVTEKERKKSPPPPFITSTLQQAANQRLGYSAKRTMGAAQKLYEGLDLGERGTVALITYMRTDSTRIADEARDAAKEFITSTLGPDYYPEKARHFRTKAGAQDAHEAIRPIDVTLTPAEVKTLLPKDLFSLYKLIWERFVASQMSEARFWDTAADIAAGPALFKAKGERLIFPGYLKVYGQEAGDAAKTLPPLTKDQELTLLELKKDQKFTQPPPRYTEASLVRELEEKGIGRPSTYAAIISTLLDRDYARLEEKHFVPSELGETVSDLLAEHFVKIMDVGFTAGMEEALDAVAEGRGDWVSLLKDFTSDFNPTLAKAAKDMAKVKAGKETDIKCELCGKPMVIRFGKAGEFLGCSGYPDCKNTKEFDRAPDGAVVPRERKPEEVVSVGECPQCGKPLAIKKSRTGSRFIACTGWPECKYAKPFSTGVPCPREGCEGMLVEKSSKRGKVFYACDHYPQCDFAVWDWPVNEPCPQCDSKILVRKKTRDGEVIACPNRGCRYRRSVAEKKDEDGE; encoded by the coding sequence ATGGGAAAGGACCTTATTATCGTCGAGTCGCCGGCCAAGGTGAAAACCATCAAGAAGTTTCTCGGCAATGCCTATGCCGTGGAAGCCTCGGTGGGCCACGTGCGCGATCTGCCCTCCAAAAAACTGGGGGTGGATGAAACGGAAGATTTCGCGCCGCAATATCAAATCATTCCAGGCAAACAGAAGGTTGTTTCCAGACTCAAGGAAGCGGCCGCCTCCGCCAAGACCATCTATCTTGCACCGGACCCGGACCGCGAAGGCGAGGCCATCGCCTGGCACGTGGCCGAGATATTAAAGGATGCGGGCGCGCCCATCCATCGCATCCAGTTCAACGAGATCACGGCCCGGGCCGTGCGCGAGGCCCTGGCCCACCCCCGCGACATCAACGAAAAACTTTTTCTCTCCCAACAGGCCCGCCGGATTCTCGACCGGCTGGTCGGCTACAAGGTGTCGCCCATCCTGTGGCAGAAGGTCAAAAGCGGCATCTCCGCCGGCCGGGTGCAGTCCGTGGCCCTGCGGCTCGTGGTCGACCGCGAAAAGGAGCGCCGCGCCTTCGATCCGGTCGAGTACTGGGTGTTCAAGGCCCGGCTGGCCGGGGATACGCCGCCCGAATTCGAGGCCGAATTGGCCAAGTACAAGGGCAAGAAGGTCGAGATCGGCAGCCGCGAGGCGGCCGAGGAGGCCGAGGCCGCGATCACGGGCAATCCCTTCGTCGTTGCCGCGGTGACCGAAAAGGAACGCAAGAAATCCCCGCCCCCGCCCTTTATCACCTCCACCCTGCAACAGGCCGCCAACCAGCGGCTGGGCTACTCGGCCAAGCGCACCATGGGCGCGGCCCAGAAACTCTACGAGGGCCTGGATCTCGGCGAGCGGGGCACGGTGGCGCTTATCACCTACATGCGTACCGATTCCACGCGCATCGCCGACGAGGCCCGGGACGCGGCCAAGGAATTCATTACCTCCACCCTTGGCCCGGACTATTACCCGGAAAAGGCCCGTCACTTCCGGACCAAGGCCGGGGCCCAGGACGCCCACGAGGCCATCCGGCCCATCGACGTGACGCTGACTCCGGCCGAGGTCAAGACGCTTTTGCCCAAGGACCTCTTTTCGCTCTACAAGCTCATCTGGGAGCGGTTCGTGGCGTCGCAGATGAGCGAGGCGCGCTTCTGGGACACCGCCGCCGACATCGCGGCCGGGCCGGCGCTGTTCAAGGCCAAGGGCGAGCGGCTTATTTTCCCGGGCTACCTCAAGGTCTACGGCCAGGAGGCCGGGGATGCGGCCAAGACCCTGCCGCCGCTGACCAAGGATCAGGAACTGACGCTCCTTGAGCTCAAGAAGGACCAGAAGTTCACCCAGCCGCCGCCGCGCTACACCGAAGCCTCGCTGGTGCGCGAGCTCGAGGAAAAGGGCATCGGCCGTCCCTCGACCTACGCGGCCATCATTTCGACCCTGCTCGACCGCGACTATGCCCGGCTCGAGGAGAAGCATTTCGTGCCCTCCGAGCTTGGCGAGACGGTTTCGGATTTGCTCGCCGAGCATTTCGTCAAGATCATGGACGTGGGTTTCACGGCCGGCATGGAGGAAGCCCTCGACGCCGTGGCCGAGGGCCGGGGCGATTGGGTGAGTCTTCTCAAGGACTTCACCAGCGACTTCAATCCGACCCTGGCCAAGGCGGCCAAGGACATGGCCAAGGTCAAGGCCGGCAAGGAAACCGACATCAAGTGCGAGCTGTGCGGCAAGCCCATGGTCATCCGCTTCGGCAAGGCCGGCGAATTCCTGGGCTGCTCGGGCTATCCGGACTGCAAGAACACCAAGGAGTTCGACCGGGCTCCGGACGGCGCGGTCGTTCCCCGGGAACGCAAGCCCGAGGAAGTGGTTTCCGTCGGCGAGTGCCCCCAGTGCGGCAAGCCGCTGGCCATCAAGAAATCCCGCACCGGCAGCCGGTTTATCGCCTGCACCGGCTGGCCGGAGTGCAAGTACGCCAAGCCCTTTTCCACCGGCGTGCCCTGTCCCCGCGAGGGATGCGAGGGCATGCTCGTGGAGAAAAGCTCCAAGCGCGGCAAGGTGTTTTATGCCTGCGACCATTATCCCCAGTGCGATTTCGCGGTCTGGGACTGGCCGGTCAACGAGCCTTGTCCCCAGTGCGACTCCAAGATCCTGGTGCGCAAGAAGACCCGCGACGGCGAGGTGATCGCCTGTCCCAACCGGGGCTGCCGCTACCGGCGCTCGGTTGCGGAAAAAAAGGACGAGGACGGGGAATAG
- a CDS encoding YggS family pyridoxal phosphate-dependent enzyme, protein METQAAKHLAQVQERIARACAVCGRDPATVTLVAVSKLHDVTEVAAMAACGQRIFGESYIQEALPKMEAAPAGLVWHFIGHLQRNKAKLAVGRFALIHTVDNLDLAGILQKKTAASGLTQDICLQVNVAGEAQKSGIDPEHLPELAEAVAAMGALRLTGLMVIPPVFDDPEGARPVFARLRGLRDALAARLGLPLPVLSMGMSGDLEAAVMEGATHVRVGTDLFGPRQR, encoded by the coding sequence GTGGAAACGCAAGCGGCCAAACATCTGGCCCAGGTACAAGAGCGCATTGCCCGCGCCTGCGCGGTCTGCGGCCGGGACCCGGCCACGGTGACCCTCGTTGCGGTGTCAAAGCTGCACGACGTCACGGAAGTGGCGGCCATGGCCGCCTGCGGACAGCGGATCTTCGGGGAATCCTACATCCAGGAGGCGCTGCCCAAGATGGAGGCCGCCCCGGCCGGACTCGTCTGGCACTTCATCGGCCATTTGCAGCGCAACAAGGCCAAGCTGGCCGTGGGCCGCTTCGCCCTCATCCACACGGTGGACAACCTGGATCTGGCAGGAATATTGCAAAAAAAGACCGCGGCATCAGGCCTGACCCAGGACATCTGCCTGCAGGTCAACGTGGCCGGGGAAGCGCAGAAGTCCGGCATCGACCCGGAGCACCTGCCGGAACTGGCCGAGGCCGTGGCCGCCATGGGCGCCCTTCGCCTGACGGGACTTATGGTCATCCCGCCGGTCTTTGACGATCCGGAAGGCGCCAGGCCCGTTTTCGCCCGGTTGCGCGGGCTTCGCGACGCGCTGGCCGCGCGCCTGGGGCTGCCGCTTCCGGTCCTGTCCATGGGCATGAGCGGCGACCTGGAGGCCGCCGTCATGGAAGGGGCCACCCACGTGCGCGTGGGCACGGATCTGTTCGGCCCGAGACAGCGATAA
- the fliN gene encoding flagellar motor switch protein FliN: MTPDDIDQDKLAAEWAAALEDQEDEKPASQSDIDALFDQPGGAAPAGDSGAGQDDALASEWASALADEEEQSIKSERNQEALSRQSAAAQFKNLTAEAKAPRPEGVRRDLDFILDIPLDVSAELGRTKLLINELLQLGQGSVIELNKLAGEPLEIYVNGKLVARGEAVVINEKFGVRLTDIISPIERVKQLA, from the coding sequence ATGACTCCCGACGACATCGATCAGGACAAGCTCGCCGCCGAATGGGCCGCGGCTCTGGAGGATCAGGAGGACGAAAAGCCGGCCTCCCAGTCGGACATCGACGCTCTGTTCGACCAGCCCGGCGGCGCAGCCCCGGCCGGGGACAGCGGCGCCGGCCAGGACGACGCCCTGGCCTCCGAATGGGCCTCCGCCCTGGCCGACGAGGAAGAGCAGTCCATCAAGAGCGAACGGAACCAGGAAGCCTTGTCCCGGCAAAGCGCCGCGGCCCAATTCAAGAATTTGACGGCGGAGGCCAAGGCCCCGCGTCCGGAAGGCGTGCGCCGCGACCTGGACTTCATCCTGGACATTCCGCTGGACGTCTCGGCCGAACTCGGCCGCACCAAGCTGCTCATCAACGAATTGCTGCAACTCGGCCAGGGCTCGGTCATCGAACTCAACAAGCTGGCCGGCGAGCCCCTGGAAATCTACGTCAACGGCAAGCTGGTGGCCCGGGGCGAAGCCGTGGTCATCAACGAAAAGTTCGGCGTGCGCCTAACCGACATCATAAGCCCCATCGAACGGGTGAAACAGCTTGCCTGA
- a CDS encoding DMT family transporter, with protein MPVTPRLVGILAALGATVLWSGNFVAARGIAHDIPPFTLNFWRWLVALACLLPLALPKLKADWPGMRRSWGYMALMGLLGVTALNTFVYKAAQTTASLNMALLVPTAPITIIILSRIFHEEPITPRRLAGVLVVLSGVLILFSRGDWQALARVRFAAGDLWALAGVVCFGVYSFCTRYRPADVSLEGFNAATFAWGLLLSLPGLAWEMALLPSPEVSAQVVGGVLYVGIGCSFAAYLLWTKAITAVGPVLAGLVYYSLPLFTAVEAAFVLDERIAPFHVAGGVCIACGIVIATWRVRPRLRRAAS; from the coding sequence ATGCCCGTCACCCCCCGTTTGGTCGGCATCCTGGCCGCCCTGGGCGCCACCGTGCTCTGGTCCGGCAACTTTGTGGCCGCCCGGGGCATCGCCCACGACATCCCGCCCTTCACGCTCAATTTCTGGCGCTGGCTGGTGGCGCTTGCTTGCCTGCTGCCCCTGGCCCTGCCGAAGCTTAAGGCCGACTGGCCGGGCATGCGCCGCAGTTGGGGCTACATGGCCCTCATGGGCCTGCTCGGCGTCACGGCGCTCAATACCTTCGTCTACAAGGCCGCCCAGACCACGGCCAGCCTCAACATGGCCCTGCTCGTGCCGACGGCCCCCATCACCATCATCATCCTGTCCCGGATTTTTCACGAAGAACCCATCACTCCCCGCCGGCTGGCCGGGGTGCTGGTGGTGCTTTCGGGCGTGCTGATTCTTTTTTCCCGGGGCGACTGGCAGGCGCTGGCCCGGGTGCGCTTTGCCGCCGGGGACTTATGGGCCCTTGCCGGCGTGGTCTGTTTCGGCGTGTATTCCTTTTGCACGCGCTACCGGCCGGCCGATGTGTCCCTGGAGGGGTTCAACGCCGCCACCTTCGCGTGGGGGCTTTTGCTGTCCCTGCCGGGGCTTGCCTGGGAGATGGCCCTTCTGCCGTCACCGGAGGTCAGCGCCCAGGTGGTGGGCGGCGTCCTCTACGTCGGCATCGGCTGCTCTTTTGCCGCCTATCTCCTCTGGACCAAGGCCATAACGGCTGTCGGTCCGGTGCTGGCCGGCCTCGTCTACTACTCCCTGCCGCTTTTTACCGCCGTGGAGGCGGCGTTCGTGCTTGACGAGCGCATCGCGCCCTTTCATGTGGCCGGCGGCGTCTGCATCGCCTGCGGCATCGTGATCGCCACCTGGCGGGTGCGGCCGCGGTTGCGCCGGGCCGCGTCATAG
- a CDS encoding L,D-transpeptidase family protein translates to MKRIGQIIIVACLLLVCGGRARGEWTADIVDMDSTPPRFVAVDKKAQSFALLSRHSPLRVLAEIPCATGQALGDKFKEGDLKTPEGVYFITRRKSSGLNYELYGDLAFPLNFPNPADVLRRKSGHGIWIHGRGHPITPYETQGCVALSMANIHQVDPEMAEGMPVVIADQVRFGGRDAAKLREEAKEVVADTYAWAKAWQNKSPAFFDFHDPEKFSITEGSPFSAFRSHKERLFRALPWIKVDLSDVRAIAGPDYWVTYFVQLYRSPTLTSQGIKRLYWQRGADGRFRIVGMEYEEMPVTLASAKTSGKPASPDEADTDTRKPDSPSEEEVQVRQLVDAHQAIMEKMARKAFSTLSLPPQHTPEDEAILEVANSGQVNQSTGAPVATDAMRQVPPAPPAIAQAPAQPAPATPAKPTPVPAPAVATAPTPPTPVTVAVATPAPAQAPAAAKDRQEAAPDASAGPWAPATAAKAAGPAPLDAGQTARIAATVAGWSKAWENADMDGYLNFYADGARLGNLRGKDAIRRQKEGVWRGARPERVDMRVVAAGKAADGFDVVCAQVYQAKGRRESKGFKSLTLVPSGDRLLISAERWSKNRPEVPTAAAVTVAATPAPPAPGAPQAATAAKAQTPAKATEKDREAAVAAMVESWRKAWESGKLDAYSDFYADNAIQGDRRSRQAIREDKADLWKDKAPSKVVLSDVRIRPRKDGFVVTCVQDYASKDGGSDHGRKTLTLEPSGNGYAIVDEQWSRM, encoded by the coding sequence ATGAAGCGCATTGGCCAGATCATAATCGTCGCCTGTCTGCTGCTGGTTTGCGGCGGCCGGGCGAGGGGCGAATGGACGGCGGACATTGTGGACATGGATTCCACGCCGCCGCGTTTCGTGGCTGTCGACAAGAAAGCCCAATCCTTCGCCCTGCTCTCCCGCCACAGCCCGCTTCGGGTCCTGGCGGAGATTCCCTGCGCCACGGGGCAGGCCCTGGGCGACAAGTTCAAGGAAGGCGATCTCAAGACCCCGGAAGGGGTCTATTTTATTACCCGTCGCAAGTCCTCGGGCCTCAACTACGAGCTTTACGGCGATCTGGCCTTTCCGCTTAATTTCCCCAATCCGGCCGACGTGTTGCGCCGTAAATCCGGCCACGGCATCTGGATCCACGGCCGGGGCCATCCCATCACTCCCTACGAGACCCAGGGCTGCGTGGCTCTGAGCATGGCCAACATCCATCAGGTGGACCCGGAGATGGCCGAGGGCATGCCCGTGGTCATCGCCGACCAGGTGCGCTTCGGCGGCCGGGACGCGGCCAAGCTGCGCGAAGAGGCCAAGGAAGTGGTGGCCGACACCTACGCCTGGGCCAAGGCCTGGCAGAATAAATCGCCGGCCTTTTTCGATTTCCACGACCCGGAAAAGTTCTCCATCACCGAGGGCTCGCCTTTTTCCGCTTTTCGCAGCCACAAGGAACGCCTGTTCCGGGCCCTGCCCTGGATCAAGGTGGACCTCTCCGACGTGCGGGCCATTGCCGGCCCCGATTACTGGGTCACCTATTTCGTCCAGCTCTACCGCTCGCCGACCCTGACCTCCCAGGGCATAAAGCGCCTGTACTGGCAGCGCGGGGCCGACGGCCGCTTCCGCATCGTCGGCATGGAATACGAGGAGATGCCCGTCACCCTGGCTTCGGCCAAGACGAGCGGCAAACCGGCTTCCCCCGACGAGGCGGACACCGATACCCGCAAGCCCGACAGCCCGAGCGAGGAAGAGGTGCAGGTTCGCCAGCTCGTGGACGCCCATCAGGCGATCATGGAAAAGATGGCCCGCAAGGCCTTCAGCACGTTGTCGCTGCCCCCTCAGCATACGCCCGAGGATGAGGCCATCCTGGAAGTGGCCAACAGCGGCCAGGTCAACCAGTCGACCGGCGCTCCCGTGGCCACGGACGCCATGCGCCAGGTGCCGCCCGCGCCGCCGGCCATTGCCCAGGCCCCGGCGCAACCGGCCCCGGCGACCCCTGCCAAGCCGACGCCGGTCCCCGCCCCGGCCGTGGCAACCGCCCCGACGCCGCCCACGCCTGTCACCGTGGCCGTGGCCACGCCGGCTCCGGCCCAGGCTCCGGCTGCGGCCAAGGACCGCCAGGAAGCCGCACCGGACGCGTCCGCCGGGCCCTGGGCTCCCGCCACCGCCGCCAAAGCGGCCGGTCCCGCGCCCCTTGACGCCGGACAGACCGCCCGCATCGCCGCCACGGTCGCGGGTTGGAGCAAGGCCTGGGAAAATGCCGACATGGACGGCTACCTCAACTTTTACGCCGATGGCGCGCGCCTGGGCAACCTGCGCGGCAAGGACGCCATCCGCCGCCAGAAGGAAGGCGTGTGGCGGGGAGCCAGGCCCGAGCGCGTGGACATGCGGGTCGTTGCCGCCGGCAAGGCGGCGGACGGCTTCGACGTGGTCTGCGCCCAGGTCTACCAGGCCAAGGGCCGGCGGGAGAGCAAGGGTTTCAAAAGCCTGACCCTGGTGCCGTCGGGCGATCGGCTGCTCATCAGTGCCGAGCGCTGGTCCAAGAATCGTCCGGAAGTGCCGACCGCCGCTGCGGTGACCGTTGCCGCGACGCCCGCGCCCCCCGCTCCGGGCGCGCCCCAGGCGGCGACTGCGGCCAAGGCCCAGACTCCGGCCAAAGCCACGGAAAAGGATCGGGAAGCCGCTGTCGCGGCCATGGTCGAATCCTGGCGCAAGGCCTGGGAAAGCGGCAAACTCGACGCCTACAGCGATTTTTACGCCGATAACGCCATCCAGGGCGATCGCCGCAGCCGGCAGGCCATCCGCGAGGATAAGGCCGATCTGTGGAAGGACAAGGCCCCGAGCAAGGTCGTCTTGTCGGATGTCCGGATACGTCCCCGCAAGGACGGATTCGTGGTAACCTGCGTCCAGGATTACGCCAGCAAGGACGGCGGGTCGGATCATGGCCGCAAGACCCTGACGCTCGAGCCTTCGGGCAACGGCTACGCCATTGTCGATGAACAATGGAGCCGGATGTAG